The following nucleotide sequence is from Nitratidesulfovibrio termitidis HI1.
ATGGTGCCCGCCTGCGCTGGCGTCCCCATCCGTTCGGCATGGTCCGCCGCGCGCCCGCTCATCGGCAACGCCGGCGCGGCCCGCCCGCAGGAAATCAGCCGCACCTTCGACTGCTACGACCATGGCACGCGCGACAACGTGTCCGGCCTGCTGTCCATCATCGGCGGCAAGGGCATGACCCTGCGCGCCATGGCCGAAAAGACCGCCGACATCGTCTGCCGCCTCACCGGGCGCGACGCGCCCTGCCGCACGCGCGAAACGCCCCTGCTGCCCGCGCGGGCCTTCTACAGGAGATGACCCCATGAGCGACGCCGAAAAGACCGCGCCCGACGGCTCGTCCGCAGCGCCCGAATCCGGCCTCCAGCCCGCCCCCGCGCCGCAACAGGCGCGCACGCTCACGGTACGGGTGCAGCGCAGCGGCCCCGGCGGGGCCAACGCCCGCTTCGACGATTACCGGCTGTCGGTGCGGCCCGAGGATTCCGTGCTGGACGTGCTGGACCGCATCCGCGTGGAGACGGATCCCACGCTGGTCTACCGTCACTCGTGCCACCACTCCAGTTGCGGCACCTGCGCCATGCGCATCAACGGGCGAGAACGGCTGGCCTGCATCACCGGCATGCTGGCCCTGAACACCGACGTGGTGACCCTGGAACCCTTGCGCTCGCTGCCCGTGCTGGGCGACCTGATGGTGGACATGCGCCCCATGTTCGCCCACATCGAACCGGACTGGGGCTATGTGCGCCCGGTGGAAAAGGCCTCCACCGGGGTGCCGCACGGGGTGGCGCGCTACACCCGCCTGGAAAACTGTATCGAATGCGGGGCGTGCATGTCGGCCTGCCCGGTCAGCAACGGCACCGACGACATGCCCCCCACGGCGGCCCAGGCCACGCCGCACTCCACGCGCCAGTCCGCACATGACACGGGCGGGGCCGACGCGCACGAGCCTTCCCCCGAGTTCCTGTTCATGGGGCCAGCCCCGCTGGCCGCGCTGAACCGCGAACTGGCCCGCCACCCCGAACGGCGCGAGGAGTTGCTGCACATCGGCAAGGGCCCGCACGGCGAACGCCACTGCCGCCGCCATCTTGCGTGCAGCCGGGCCTGCCCCAGCGGAGTTTACCCGGCCAAGGACATCATGGACATCCGCATGATGCACGGGGGCGGCAAGGACTGATGCTGCATCCCGGGGCGGTCCGCAGGTCCGCCCCGGCCGCTTGGTCCTCCTGCCGCTTGCTCCCCGGCCTGTCGCAGCGCCCCTCCGCATGCCGCCGCAACGGAAAATGAGCAGGGCAAGCCCGGTACTCCCGGACTTGCCCTGCCCGTGTCCATGGGCTATCCCCCCATCAGGAAACATCTTCCGCAGGAGGGGTTCATGGACGACGCATTCCTTTCCCCCAGCGCACGCCGCGTGCAGGACTGGCTGGACCAGGCCGTGCGCGAGGCAGACGGCGGATACAGTGCTCCGCGCTTCGTGGTGCGCGAATTGCCCGATT
It contains:
- a CDS encoding succinate dehydrogenase/fumarate reductase iron-sulfur subunit; this encodes MSDAEKTAPDGSSAAPESGLQPAPAPQQARTLTVRVQRSGPGGANARFDDYRLSVRPEDSVLDVLDRIRVETDPTLVYRHSCHHSSCGTCAMRINGRERLACITGMLALNTDVVTLEPLRSLPVLGDLMVDMRPMFAHIEPDWGYVRPVEKASTGVPHGVARYTRLENCIECGACMSACPVSNGTDDMPPTAAQATPHSTRQSAHDTGGADAHEPSPEFLFMGPAPLAALNRELARHPERREELLHIGKGPHGERHCRRHLACSRACPSGVYPAKDIMDIRMMHGGGKD